The Oryzias latipes chromosome 1, ASM223467v1 genome contains a region encoding:
- the prmt9 gene encoding protein arginine N-methyltransferase 9 isoform X2: protein MPNTSARPKHGRRSRRRRRGDPARDELVSSSLQSAQQCLLNQDYGTAFVHYLLVLNLAPEFKDFAQESFRFTLFKWAEELDSVGRIQELFDCYEQALEILPADEVILNSMGEHLFRMGFRDEAAGYFHKALKLRPEFPEARENFYRVANWLVERWHFLMLNDHGRNQKYQQAIQKAVQSGCSTVLDIGTGTGILGMCAKQAGAAEVYACELSKTMYELACEVVTANGMEGDIKILHKKSLEMEVPADIPHRVSLVVTETVDAGLFGEGIIESLIHAWHHLLLPPKSNENKFGEQSATGRVIPAGATVFALAVECPEIRRHHRLCATQVGGLSMAACGEIHSPVSCSSEPEESVEPYTTERLSRLPGGYTALTEPFTALTIDFNNVQELEGLSSREVQRIQLPVTQQGELDALAVWFQLHLDEESSLSTGPQEDTCWEQAIYPVHSAKCFMLKPGDELIVEVSCRDAYLGLSGVAVLRGGRQIHLDKSRSWPRSENLVPNPNPNPEAELCTALACLQTNQKQSKDSCLLECSEMALLNNTDYHQSFRSALDKLISQLKGKLHSGEGAALNTDPAGSTPASDLLYVLDVSEGFSLLSLLAASQGGVKVYSSVEKSKQQEVLKRLAHSNGISEQLLEFWLNRVEDEQGMLQRPSGEKLWSAIILDCVETCGLIRQKLMEKASLARCLLEEGGHIFPERIVVHGMLVESDTLLRESAVQGLEPTLGFNISPFINQFTKSESSSSLVFVLIILQTSVLRTAVCV from the exons ATGCCTAATACCAGTGCTAGGCCAAAGCATGGCAGGAGGTCCCGGCGGCGACGCAGGGGAGACCCTGCTAGAGACGAGCTGGTCTCCAGCTCCCTACAGAGTGCCCAGCAGTGCTTGTTAAACCAGGATTACGGAACAGCGTTTGTGCACTACCTCCTGGTCCTCAACCTCGCACCTGAGTTCAAGGACTTTGCACAG GAGTCCTTCAGGTTTACGCTTTTTAAATGGGCAGAGGAACTGGACTCTGTGGGTCGCATTCAGGAGCTTTTTGACTGTTATGAGCAAGCCTTGGAAATTCTTCCTGCTGATGAGGTGATCCTGAACAGCATGGGTGAACACCTGTTCAG AATGGGATTCAGGGATGAAGCAGCAGGTTATTTCCACAAAGCCTTAAAGCTCAGACCTGAATTTCCAGAGGCCAGGGAGAATTTTTACCGCGTTGCCAATTGGCTGGTGGAGCGTTGGCACTTCCTAATGCTCAATGACCATGGCAGAAACCAGAAATACCAACAGGCCATTCAGAAGGCTGTCCAGAGCGGATGCAGCACTGTACTTGATATAGGTACTGGCACTGGGATACTTGG AATGTGTGCCAAGCAGGCAGGAGCAGCTGAGGTTTACGCCTGTGAGCTGTCAAAGACCATGTATGAACTGGCCTGTGAGGTGGTGACAGCTAACGGAATGGAGGGAGACATCAAGATCCTTCACAAGAAATCACTGGAGATGGAAGTTCCTGCCGACATTCCTCACAG GGTATCACTGGTGGTGACTGAGACAGTAGATGCAGGATTGTTTGGAGAAGGCATCATAGAGAGTCTCATTCATGCCTGGCATCACCTCCTCTTGCCTCCTAAG tcgaatgAGAATAAGTTTGGGGAACAGTCTGCCACAGGACGAGTCATCCCCGCTGGAGCCACTGTGTTTGCGTTGGCTGTGGAATGCCCTGAGATCCGCCGCCATCACAG ACTCTGTGCGACACAAGTGGGCGGGCTGTCCATGGCTGCATGTGGGGAGATCCACAGTCCAGtgagctgcagctcagagcCGGAGGAGTCCGTGGAGCCATACACCACAGAGAGACTGAGCAGGCTGCCCGGGGGGTACACCGCTCTCACAGAGCCCTTCACAGCCCTCACCATCGATTTCAACAATGTGCAG GAACTAGAAGGTCTGAGCTCCAGGGAGGTTCAGAGGATCCAGCTGCCCGTGACTCAGCAAGGAGAGCTTGATGCTCTGGCTGTGTGGTTCCAGCTCCATCTGGATGAGGAGAGCAGTCTGTCGACTGGACCTCAGGAAGACACCTGCTGGGAGCAAGCCATCTACCCCGTCCACAGCGCCAAGT GTTTCATGTTGAAGCCGGGCGATGAGCTGATTGTGGAAGTCTCCTGTCGAGACGCCTACCTGGGGCTCAGCGGCGTTGCTGTGCTCCGAGGGGGTCGGCAAATCCATCTTGACAAAAGTAGGAGCTGGCCGCGTTCGGAAAACCTTGTTCCAAACCCAAACCCAAACCCAGAGGCTGAACTCTGCACGGCGTTAGCGTGTCTACAGACCAATCAGAAGCAAAGCAAAGACTCCTGCTTGCTGGAGTGTTCAGAGATGGCCCTCCTCAATAATACGGATTACCACCAGAGTTTCCGCAGCGCATTAGACAAGCTCATCTCCCAGCTCAAGGGGAAGCTGCACAGCGGGGAAGGGGCTGCTCTTAACACCGACCCTGCTGGTTCCACGCCTGCCAGCGATCTGCTGTACGTGCTGGATGTGTCGGAGGGCTTCTCTCTGCTCTCGCTCCTCGCCGCCAGCCAAGGTGGCGTAAAGGTCTACAGCTCCGTGGAAAAGAGCAAGCAGCAGGAAGTGCTGAAGAGGCTGGCTCACTCCAACGGGATCTCAGAGCAGCTTCTGGAGTTCTGGCTCAACCGCGTGGAGGATGAGCAGGGGATGCTGCAGAGGCCTTCAGGGGAGAAGCTGTGGAGCGCCATCATCCTCGACTGTGTGGAAACCTGCGGCCTCATCCGGCAAAAGCTAATGGAGAAGGCTTCTCTGGCCAG GTGTCTGCTGGAAGAAGGAGGCCACATTTTCCCAGAGAGGATCGTAGTGCATGGCATGTTGGTGGAGTCTGACACCTTGTTGCGGGAAAGCGCCGTCCAGGGTCTGGAGCCAACTTTGGGGTTTAACATCTCTCCGTTTATCAACCAGTTTACT AAATCCGAGTCTTCCTCCAGCCTGGTGTTTGTGCTGATAATTCTGCAGACCTCTGTCCTCAGGACAGCTGTTTGTGTCTAA
- the LOC101174078 gene encoding transmembrane protein 184C, which yields MPCSCGDWRRWIRPLVVVLYILLLIVVLPFCIWELQKSGVGTHIKAWFIAGIFVLMTIPISLWGILQHLVHYTRPELQKPIIRILWMVPIYSLDSWIALKYPNIAIYVDTCRECYEAYVIYNFMTFLLNYLENQYPSLVLMLEVQEQQKHLPPLCCCPPWPMGEVLLLRCKLGVLQYTVVRPVTTVIALICQLCKVYDEGNFSSTNAWTYLVIINNMSQLFAMYCLVLFYRALKDELRPIKPVGKFLCVKMVVFVSFWQAAFIALLVKVGIISEKRTWDWQSVEAVATGLQDFIICVEMFLAAIAHHFSFTYKPYIQDAEEVSCFDSFLAMWDISDVRADISEQVRNVGRTVMGRPGKSYFGEGENECERSGLLSSASQDAITEAASSPNAEGHYQGLGRTAPHSLSAPAGLSSAKWEEDAEPEEERTDQTKEAAEADLIVIT from the exons atgccCTGTTCCTGTGGGGACTGGAGAAGATGGATCCGGCCGTTGGTCGTCGTGTTATATATTCTACTGTTAATAGTCGTCCTGCCGTTTTGCATCTGGGAACTACAGAAGTCAGGG GTGGGCACTCATATTAAAGCATGGTTTATCGCTGGGATATTTGTCTTGATGACTATTCCCATTTCTTTGTGGGGAATCCTCCAGCATCTGGTGCACTACACCCGGCCAGAGCTCCAGAAACCCATCATCAG GATATTATGGATGGTCCCAATCTACAGCTTGGACAGT tGGATTGCACTGAAATACCCCAATATAGCAATTTATGTGGACACTTGCAGAGAGTGCTATGAGGCATATGTCATCTACAACTTCATGACGTTCTTGCTTAACTACCTGGAGAACCAGTATCCCAGCTTGGTGTTGATGCTTGAAGTCCAGGAGCAGCAGAAGCATCTTCCCCCTCTCTGCTGCTGCCCGCCATGGCCAATGGGAGA GGTTTTACTGTTGAGATGCAAACTTGGCGTATTGCAGTACACTGTTGTAAGGCCTGTCACAACAGTGATAGCTTT AATCTGTCAGCTGTGCAAGGTGTACGATGAAGGCAATTTCAGTTCCACGAATGCATGGACGTACCTGGTCATCATTAACAATATGTCACAGCTG TTTGCCATGTACTGCCTTGTGCTGTTCTACAGAGCTCTGAAAGATGAACTAAGGCCCATCAAACCTGTGGGGAAGTTCTTGTGTGTCAAAATGGTGGTGTTCGTCTCTTTCTG GCAAGCAGCTTTCATTGCTTTGCTAGTAAAAGTAGGAATTATTTCAGAGAAACGTACTTGGGACTGGCAGAGTGTGGAGGCGGTAGCAACCGGCTTACAG GACTTCATCATATGTGTGGAGATGTTCCTGGCAGCCATTGCTCATCACTTCAGTTTCACCTACAAACCTTACATCCAAGATGCGGAGGAGGTTTCCTGCTTTGACTCCTTTTTGGCCATGTGGGACATCTCTGATGTCAGAGCAGACATTTCTGAGCAAGTTCGCAATGTTG GGAGAACAGTTATGGGTCGTCCAGGGAAGTCCTACTTTGGTGAGGGAGAAAATGAGTGCGAACGATCTGGCCTTCTCTCGTCCGCCTCGCAAGATGCCATTACTGAAGCTGCATCGAGTCCCAACGCTGAAGGCCATTACCAGGGCCTGGGAAGAACTGCACCACACTCGCTGTCAGCTCCTGCTGGCCTCAGCTCAGCCAAGTGGGAGGAAGATGCTGAGCCTGAGGAAGAAAGGACCGACCAAACCAAAGAAGCAGCAGAGGCAGATCTCATTGTGATTACTTAG
- the prmt9 gene encoding protein arginine N-methyltransferase 9 isoform X1: MPNTSARPKHGRRSRRRRRGDPARDELVSSSLQSAQQCLLNQDYGTAFVHYLLVLNLAPEFKDFAQESFRFTLFKWAEELDSVGRIQELFDCYEQALEILPADEVILNSMGEHLFRMGFRDEAAGYFHKALKLRPEFPEARENFYRVANWLVERWHFLMLNDHGRNQKYQQAIQKAVQSGCSTVLDIGTGTGILGMCAKQAGAAEVYACELSKTMYELACEVVTANGMEGDIKILHKKSLEMEVPADIPHRVSLVVTETVDAGLFGEGIIESLIHAWHHLLLPPKSNENKFGEQSATGRVIPAGATVFALAVECPEIRRHHRLCATQVGGLSMAACGEIHSPVSCSSEPEESVEPYTTERLSRLPGGYTALTEPFTALTIDFNNVQELEGLSSREVQRIQLPVTQQGELDALAVWFQLHLDEESSLSTGPQEDTCWEQAIYPVHSAKCFMLKPGDELIVEVSCRDAYLGLSGVAVLRGGRQIHLDKSRSWPRSENLVPNPNPNPEAELCTALACLQTNQKQSKDSCLLECSEMALLNNTDYHQSFRSALDKLISQLKGKLHSGEGAALNTDPAGSTPASDLLYVLDVSEGFSLLSLLAASQGGVKVYSSVEKSKQQEVLKRLAHSNGISEQLLEFWLNRVEDEQGMLQRPSGEKLWSAIILDCVETCGLIRQKLMEKASLARCLLEEGGHIFPERIVVHGMLVESDTLLRESAVQGLEPTLGFNISPFINQFTVPVHVFLDFSTLECRHLSEAAELFVLNLMDANSNYINREVKIKVTSAGRITAVPFWYHIYLDQEISVSSLGQNSHWKQAAVVLPEPLQVQAGDWVCLNVKLHKSTISILAHIENTHVVMD, from the exons ATGCCTAATACCAGTGCTAGGCCAAAGCATGGCAGGAGGTCCCGGCGGCGACGCAGGGGAGACCCTGCTAGAGACGAGCTGGTCTCCAGCTCCCTACAGAGTGCCCAGCAGTGCTTGTTAAACCAGGATTACGGAACAGCGTTTGTGCACTACCTCCTGGTCCTCAACCTCGCACCTGAGTTCAAGGACTTTGCACAG GAGTCCTTCAGGTTTACGCTTTTTAAATGGGCAGAGGAACTGGACTCTGTGGGTCGCATTCAGGAGCTTTTTGACTGTTATGAGCAAGCCTTGGAAATTCTTCCTGCTGATGAGGTGATCCTGAACAGCATGGGTGAACACCTGTTCAG AATGGGATTCAGGGATGAAGCAGCAGGTTATTTCCACAAAGCCTTAAAGCTCAGACCTGAATTTCCAGAGGCCAGGGAGAATTTTTACCGCGTTGCCAATTGGCTGGTGGAGCGTTGGCACTTCCTAATGCTCAATGACCATGGCAGAAACCAGAAATACCAACAGGCCATTCAGAAGGCTGTCCAGAGCGGATGCAGCACTGTACTTGATATAGGTACTGGCACTGGGATACTTGG AATGTGTGCCAAGCAGGCAGGAGCAGCTGAGGTTTACGCCTGTGAGCTGTCAAAGACCATGTATGAACTGGCCTGTGAGGTGGTGACAGCTAACGGAATGGAGGGAGACATCAAGATCCTTCACAAGAAATCACTGGAGATGGAAGTTCCTGCCGACATTCCTCACAG GGTATCACTGGTGGTGACTGAGACAGTAGATGCAGGATTGTTTGGAGAAGGCATCATAGAGAGTCTCATTCATGCCTGGCATCACCTCCTCTTGCCTCCTAAG tcgaatgAGAATAAGTTTGGGGAACAGTCTGCCACAGGACGAGTCATCCCCGCTGGAGCCACTGTGTTTGCGTTGGCTGTGGAATGCCCTGAGATCCGCCGCCATCACAG ACTCTGTGCGACACAAGTGGGCGGGCTGTCCATGGCTGCATGTGGGGAGATCCACAGTCCAGtgagctgcagctcagagcCGGAGGAGTCCGTGGAGCCATACACCACAGAGAGACTGAGCAGGCTGCCCGGGGGGTACACCGCTCTCACAGAGCCCTTCACAGCCCTCACCATCGATTTCAACAATGTGCAG GAACTAGAAGGTCTGAGCTCCAGGGAGGTTCAGAGGATCCAGCTGCCCGTGACTCAGCAAGGAGAGCTTGATGCTCTGGCTGTGTGGTTCCAGCTCCATCTGGATGAGGAGAGCAGTCTGTCGACTGGACCTCAGGAAGACACCTGCTGGGAGCAAGCCATCTACCCCGTCCACAGCGCCAAGT GTTTCATGTTGAAGCCGGGCGATGAGCTGATTGTGGAAGTCTCCTGTCGAGACGCCTACCTGGGGCTCAGCGGCGTTGCTGTGCTCCGAGGGGGTCGGCAAATCCATCTTGACAAAAGTAGGAGCTGGCCGCGTTCGGAAAACCTTGTTCCAAACCCAAACCCAAACCCAGAGGCTGAACTCTGCACGGCGTTAGCGTGTCTACAGACCAATCAGAAGCAAAGCAAAGACTCCTGCTTGCTGGAGTGTTCAGAGATGGCCCTCCTCAATAATACGGATTACCACCAGAGTTTCCGCAGCGCATTAGACAAGCTCATCTCCCAGCTCAAGGGGAAGCTGCACAGCGGGGAAGGGGCTGCTCTTAACACCGACCCTGCTGGTTCCACGCCTGCCAGCGATCTGCTGTACGTGCTGGATGTGTCGGAGGGCTTCTCTCTGCTCTCGCTCCTCGCCGCCAGCCAAGGTGGCGTAAAGGTCTACAGCTCCGTGGAAAAGAGCAAGCAGCAGGAAGTGCTGAAGAGGCTGGCTCACTCCAACGGGATCTCAGAGCAGCTTCTGGAGTTCTGGCTCAACCGCGTGGAGGATGAGCAGGGGATGCTGCAGAGGCCTTCAGGGGAGAAGCTGTGGAGCGCCATCATCCTCGACTGTGTGGAAACCTGCGGCCTCATCCGGCAAAAGCTAATGGAGAAGGCTTCTCTGGCCAG GTGTCTGCTGGAAGAAGGAGGCCACATTTTCCCAGAGAGGATCGTAGTGCATGGCATGTTGGTGGAGTCTGACACCTTGTTGCGGGAAAGCGCCGTCCAGGGTCTGGAGCCAACTTTGGGGTTTAACATCTCTCCGTTTATCAACCAGTTTACT GTACCGGTTCATGTGTTTCTGGACTTTTCCACACTGGAGTGTCGACATCTGAGTGAGGCTGCAGAGCTCTTTGTTCTCAACCTCATGGATGCCAATTCAAACTATATCAACAGAGAGGTCAAG ATCAAAGTCACGTCAGCGGGCAGAATAACCGCCGTTCCCTTTTGGTATCACATCTATCTGGATCAGGAGATCAGCGTCAGCTCGCTTGGCCAGAACTCGCACTGGAAGCAGGCCGCTGTGGTCCTCCCAGAGCCTCTCCAGGTCCAGGCTGGAGACTGGGTCTGCCTTAACGTGAAGCTTCATAAAAGCACCATCTCCATATTAGCCCATATAGAGAACACACATGTGGTGATGGACTAG